The stretch of DNA TGTCTCGGTTTCCTTTCCTTCGGTTTTCTCTTGGGAAGAAGACTCTTCGTTCTCCTTTGTCTCGGTTTCCTTTCCTTCGGTTTTCTCTTGGGAAGAAgactcttctttctcctttgcctcgttttctttgtctttaGTTTCCTCTTGGGATGAAGACTCTTCTTTCTCAACCTTCtcgttttctttgtctttattttCCTCTTGAGATGAAGACTCTTCGTTCTCCTTTGGCTTCGTTTCCTTTTCTTCGGTTTTCTCTTGGGACGAAGACTCTTCATTCtcttttgtctctgtttctttgtctttaGTTTCCCCTTGCGATGAagtctcttccttctcctttgtcTCAGGTTCTTTGTCTTTGATTTCCTCTTGAGAGGAAgattcttccttctcctttgtcTCAGGTTCTTTGTCTTTACTTTCCTCTTGCGATGACACTTCAGAAGATTCTACCTTCTCTttctcaccttcttctttcttagttTCTTGAGAACTTCCTTCTTCAGAACCGGCCTTTGATTTCGCGGTCTCAGAAGACTCACCATTAGAATCATTGAACTCCTTCTCCAACAACTCATTCTTCTCCATAGATTCACCCTCAGATTTTATTCCCTCCGAGGAATCTGATTCCTTACCTGAGGATGAACCAGTCTTCTTCTCATCACTACTGCTTTCCTCATTATCAGTTGTGTTTGGCAAAACACTCTTGATAACAGaatcatcaacttcttcagTCTTTAAACCCGACTTATCATCCACTTTCTCACCGTTGTCCGACTCATTAGTCTTTTCCTCGGACTCATGGACTACCTCACTAGAAGCATCATCTCCCTTGTAATTgttctctcttgcttcttcattACTCGTCTTCTCATCAGTCACCTCCTCTGTCCCACTCTTCTCTTTACTCTCCTCGCTCTCTTCCGTACCACcaccattttctttcttctcctcgacATCATTCTCTTTACTCTCCTCGCTCTCTTCGGTACCACCGCCattgtctttcttctcttcaaccTCACTCTCTTCGGTACCACTCTTCTCTTTACTCTCCTCGCTCTCCTCTGTACCTCCAttgtctttcttctcctccGCCTCACTCTCTTCTGTACCTCCAttgtctttcttctcctcaAGCTCACTTTCTTCTGTACCactcttctcattctcttccgTACCACTCTTCTCATTATCTCCCTTCTCTTCGATCTCACTCTCTTCAGTACTACTACCAccatcatctctcttctcttcaaccACACCCTCTTCTGTTTCACCAttatcatctctcttctcttcaacaaCCTCGCTTTCTTCCGTACCAGTACCACCaccatcatctttcttctcatcaatctctctttcttcactttCCTTGTCCTTAACCTCTTCACCTCCCTCTACAACCTCATTCTCCTTATCAACAATTACATTCCTACCTCCTCCTGCATCCTCAgcttcatcttcctcaacaCGAGGGTTAAGATCTTTCCTACCAAGCTTAACAACTTTATCATCCCCAACAACAATCTTTGCACTCTCCTCAAAATGAGCTTTCTTCTCATGAGAATGCCTCACTTGATAAAGCAACCATATCCCAACACTAAGCAACAGAGTCAACTGAATACAATGCTTCACCTTAAAACCTTTTGATCTCTGTCCTCTTCTCGGTGAAGATCTAAACATACTTGCTTCCAAAACCTATTCACAATATTCAAATCCCAAATCTCAGATctcataaaccaaaatcaatctAAACATTACATTAAAATGCATAATGATTAGAACAGATCtaagcaaaaaaaagtttcaattttgaacaataacaaaaacaaaagtgtatatttttaaaaattggaacTTTACCTTGATCAAGAGAGCAGCTTGAGCTTTCTGGGGGAAATAagaaagatgaacaacttttgaaaaaaattgggatctggagaatgagagagagagagagagagtagtgtTCTCCTGTTAAACTGCCATTAAAATCGTGCGTCCCTTCAATTGGAATCAAAGCAAAttgcagagaaaaaaaatagtttttttgggaaaatatttaatttagagaCACTTGGGGAAGCTGCCATGTGAATCTGCTTTAACGCCGtcgtttttgttcttaaatcaaAACACCGACAGATTGTAACGACGtcgtatttttttctttacggATGGTGTTGTGGGCTTATCAGAATTATTAGGTCAACTATAGAGACCCATCAATCGTTTTTGTTCATTAACTTATGATGGACCGACCTATCAAATGCttttacaaaatctttaatattttcGTTTTGAacccacaaaaataaaattagtacaTAGGTAAGATTgtattgttattcaaaaatttaaatttaaatgttttattttagttcgGGTGTTATGCAAAGAACATGACACAAGCCTTGCGTTGATCGACATCCTCCTAACATATTCGGCTCGGGATGTTacaaatataatcaaatcaacGATAAAAAACTACAGATATCTATAATGAatattttcatgattaaaaattatttgttgggtgaagtgactttagtgcagTGGTCAAAAGTAAGCCTTTAATGCACAAAGCACCATCGTACCAGGGATTGAGTCTCGCTctctacgaatgtagggattatTAGCCTAATAGGTCGGTATGTTGTTGCCCagtagttgacaaaaaaaaaaattatttgttggaaaaatattatatgatgaaAAAATTATGTCGTATGATGTATTatcattttgaacaaaaaaatatgatactctatctctaaaataaatgtattgtttatgtttaaaataaGATACTTGAGTTGAATTTTAGTCTTAACAAATACACAGAGAAAATAGATAAATGGATTTGAGTAAACCCATCTCTAAAATGGAATAATTCcattttttactaaaaaataaaataagtaatgGATTGGAAATGTTTAGGATGTTTGTAATCGTGTATGactttgagacaaaaaaaaatgggttgaaaACGTTTGGGGTGTTTACACAAATCACAATGTAATCGTGTCTGAACTCTCTACTAAAAAAGTCCATATATATAGGACATTATATTCCTAATACTCTAAGCAGATGTCTGATCATCATCAATCGCTAGGGCCGACATTCGAGTTTCATGTGCATAGAGGCCGTAGTGAAATTGAAAGAATCATCCATTTAATCATGTATGTGATAAATGTGGATACTATATGAAAGGGGCATATGAATCAATATAATATCTTC from Camelina sativa cultivar DH55 chromosome 9, Cs, whole genome shotgun sequence encodes:
- the LOC104713722 gene encoding myb-like protein X isoform X1, with the protein product MFRSSPRRGQRSKGFKVKHCIQLTLLLSVGIWLLYQVRHSHEKKAHFEESAKIVVGDDKVVKLGRKDLNPRVEEDEAEDAGGGRNVIVDKENEVVEGGEEVKDKESEEREIDEKKDDGGGTGTEESEVVEEKRDDNGETEEGVVEEKRDDGGSSTEESEIEEKGDNEKSGTEENEKSGTEESELEEKKDNGGTEESEAEEKKDNGGTEESEESKEKSGTEESEVEEKKDNGGGTEESEESKENDVEEKKENGGGTEESEESKEKSGTEEVTDEKTSNEEARENNYKGDDASSEVVHESEEKTNESDNGEKVDDKSGLKTEEVDDSVIKSVLPNTTDNEESSSDEKKTGSSSGKESDSSEGIKSEGESMEKNELLEKEFNDSNGESSETAKSKAGSEEGSSQETKKEEGEKEKVESSEVSSQEESKDKEPETKEKEESSSQEEIKDKEPETKEKEETSSQGETKDKETETKENEESSSQEKTEEKETKPKENEESSSQEENKDKENEKVEKEESSSQEETKDKENEAKEKEESSSQEKTEGKETETKENEESSSQEKTEGKETETKENEESSSQEETKDKENEKIEKEEETKDNETDTKEKEESVSQDKETEPKEKDESSSNNSQENGSSESEKKEQVEENEKKTDEDTSESNKESSNSDTEQKQPEETSEKEESNKNGGETEVTEEEHADSSSETNLPQEVKDVRTDLETLPDSGNGGNNEGAAAE